One segment of Radiobacillus kanasensis DNA contains the following:
- the fumC gene encoding class II fumarate hydratase encodes MDYRIERDTIGEIKVEVDKFWGAQTERSKQNFPIGSEKMPVEIVRGFAILKKSAALVNRDLGLLDAEKADAIAYAADKIVAGELNEHFPLVVWQTGSGTQSNMNVNEVIAYVGNQWLKEQNSDVTLHPNDDVNKSQSSNDTYPTALHVAALVKVEDVVLPALTTLKDTFAEKMEAFKDIVKIGRTHLQDATPLTLGQEISGWHRMLEKTEVMLTQSLDHVRELAIGGTAVGTGLNAHPEFSERVSAKISELTGKKFVSAQNKFHALTSHDELVYVHGALKGLAADLMKIANDVRWLASGPRSGLAEINIPANEPGSSIMPGKVNPTQSEAVTMVAAQVMGNDATIGFAASQGNFELNVFKPVIAYNFLQSAQLLADSMLSFNDRCAVGIEPNHTNIEKNLNNSLMLVTALNPYIGYENAAKIAKKAFADNTTLKEAALESGLLTEEQFDEYINPKEMTYPK; translated from the coding sequence ATGGATTACCGCATTGAAAGAGACACAATTGGAGAGATAAAAGTAGAAGTAGATAAGTTTTGGGGGGCGCAAACGGAAAGAAGTAAACAAAACTTCCCCATTGGCTCCGAAAAAATGCCTGTGGAAATTGTTCGTGGCTTTGCTATTCTAAAGAAAAGTGCGGCCCTAGTAAACAGAGACTTAGGTTTGCTTGATGCGGAGAAGGCTGATGCGATTGCTTATGCTGCAGATAAGATTGTGGCTGGAGAATTAAATGAACACTTCCCACTAGTTGTATGGCAAACTGGTAGTGGAACGCAGTCCAACATGAATGTAAATGAAGTGATTGCTTACGTTGGGAACCAATGGTTAAAAGAACAAAATAGCGATGTAACACTTCATCCAAATGATGATGTCAATAAATCTCAAAGCTCCAATGATACGTATCCAACAGCTCTACATGTTGCAGCATTGGTAAAAGTAGAAGATGTTGTATTGCCAGCTTTAACAACCTTAAAGGATACGTTTGCAGAAAAAATGGAAGCGTTTAAGGATATCGTGAAAATTGGACGAACACACTTACAGGATGCTACACCTCTAACTTTAGGACAAGAAATTAGTGGTTGGCACCGTATGCTAGAAAAAACAGAAGTCATGCTTACTCAAAGCTTAGATCATGTTCGTGAACTTGCGATTGGTGGTACGGCTGTTGGAACAGGGCTAAACGCACATCCGGAATTTTCTGAGCGTGTAAGTGCAAAAATTAGTGAACTAACAGGTAAGAAGTTTGTTTCGGCTCAAAATAAATTTCATGCTTTAACTAGCCATGACGAGCTTGTTTATGTACATGGTGCTTTGAAAGGCTTGGCAGCAGATCTTATGAAAATTGCAAATGACGTAAGATGGTTAGCAAGTGGTCCGAGAAGTGGTCTTGCGGAAATTAATATTCCTGCCAATGAACCAGGAAGCTCCATTATGCCAGGAAAAGTAAACCCAACGCAAAGCGAAGCTGTCACTATGGTAGCAGCGCAAGTTATGGGGAATGACGCAACAATTGGATTTGCAGCAAGCCAAGGAAACTTTGAATTGAATGTGTTTAAACCGGTAATCGCTTATAATTTCTTACAATCTGCACAGCTACTTGCAGACAGCATGCTTTCCTTTAATGATCGCTGTGCGGTAGGAATTGAACCAAATCACACGAATATTGAGAAAAACCTAAACAACTCTTTAATGCTTGTAACAGCGCTTAATCCGTATATTGGTTATGAGAATGCGGCTAAAATTGCGAAAAAAGCTTTTGCGGATAATACAACGTTGAAAGAGGCCGCTCTAGAATCTGGATTACTTACAGAAGAGCAGTTTGATGAGTATATTAATCCGAAAGAAATGACGTATCCAAAGTAA
- a CDS encoding alpha/beta-type small acid-soluble spore protein: MASNNSNELLVPGVEQALDQMKYEIAQEFGVNLGADNTSRANGSVGGEITKRLVQTAEQQFGGQVK, translated from the coding sequence ATGGCCAGCAACAACAGCAACGAACTACTTGTACCTGGCGTGGAACAAGCTCTTGATCAAATGAAGTATGAAATCGCTCAAGAATTCGGCGTAAATCTTGGTGCTGATAATACTTCTCGCGCTAATGGTTCTGTTGGAGGAGAAATTACAAAACGTTTAGTCCAAACAGCAGAACAACAATTTGGCGGACAAGTTAAGTAA
- a CDS encoding MFS transporter, producing MNKKLVKSWAFYDWANSAFSTTITAAILPVYYYDVAAKGLDQSLASSYWGYSNSIAVFTVAILSPILGAISDYSSAKKQFLRFFAYMGIIASILLAFVGEGDYILASILLILGTIGFSGGNVFYDAFLPEIAEEGEMDRVSTRGYAFGYLGGGILLAINVLMLLKYDWFGIPNAMVASQISFISVGIWWFVFSIPLFKNIQEEKKTQLKRTQSYAVIGLVRVGQTLKELKHYKQLLIFLIAFWLYNDGISTIIKMATIYGKDIGIGTNALITALLITQFVGLPCTFAFGWLSSKISAKKALLLSLYVYVAIVLLGFFMSSALHFYLLAICVGLVQGGAQALSRSIFGKMVPKNRHAEFYGFYGISSKFAAVFGPFLFGLVGQLTGNSRFGIISLLVFFVVGIALLHRVNIEKGINEAK from the coding sequence ATGAACAAAAAGTTAGTAAAAAGTTGGGCCTTTTATGATTGGGCCAATTCTGCCTTTTCAACAACGATTACTGCTGCTATTTTACCTGTTTATTATTATGATGTTGCAGCAAAAGGCTTGGATCAATCCCTAGCTTCTAGTTATTGGGGGTACTCGAATTCCATAGCTGTATTTACAGTTGCCATTCTTTCTCCAATATTAGGAGCAATAAGTGATTACTCATCAGCGAAAAAACAATTTCTTCGATTCTTTGCCTACATGGGAATCATCGCAAGTATTCTATTGGCATTTGTCGGAGAAGGAGACTACATCCTAGCTTCTATCTTACTAATTCTTGGAACGATTGGTTTCTCAGGAGGGAATGTGTTTTACGATGCATTTTTACCAGAAATAGCGGAAGAAGGCGAAATGGATCGAGTTTCAACGAGAGGCTATGCATTCGGTTATCTCGGTGGCGGAATACTTTTAGCAATCAATGTTCTCATGCTTTTGAAATATGATTGGTTCGGGATTCCTAATGCAATGGTAGCTAGTCAGATTTCCTTTATATCGGTAGGGATTTGGTGGTTTGTTTTCTCTATCCCGCTTTTTAAAAATATTCAAGAAGAGAAAAAAACGCAGTTAAAGCGAACCCAGTCCTATGCGGTGATTGGATTAGTTAGAGTTGGACAGACGTTAAAGGAACTTAAACATTATAAGCAACTTCTCATTTTTTTAATTGCTTTTTGGTTATATAACGATGGAATTTCAACGATTATTAAAATGGCAACTATCTATGGGAAAGATATCGGAATCGGAACAAACGCTTTAATTACGGCACTGTTAATTACACAATTTGTTGGATTACCTTGTACGTTTGCATTTGGTTGGTTGTCTTCAAAAATTTCGGCAAAGAAGGCTTTGCTACTATCGCTTTATGTTTACGTCGCCATTGTATTGCTAGGCTTCTTTATGTCGAGTGCCCTTCATTTCTATTTATTAGCGATTTGTGTAGGACTTGTTCAAGGTGGGGCGCAAGCATTAAGCCGATCCATTTTCGGTAAAATGGTGCCAAAGAACCGCCATGCAGAGTTTTACGGATTCTATGGGATATCCTCTAAATTCGCTGCGGTTTTTGGACCATTCTTATTTGGTTTAGTAGGTCAGCTTACCGGAAACAGCCGTTTTGGAATTATTTCCTTATTGGTATTCTTCGTAGTTGGCATCGCATTATTGCACCGTGTAAATATTGAAAAAGGTATCAATGAAGCAAAATAA
- a CDS encoding zinc dependent phospholipase C family protein → MPNIWTHILFCDELLETINEPSCGEHETYLNLGAQGPDPFFYHNFLPWKKDKKVNQIGTLLHTEQCGDFLTFLIQKAPQYGEKAKAYVLGFVTHHILDRNTHPYIHYKAGYERNNHQYLEVIIDTIMMNRFRNQDTWKFAVYKEIDVGHKLDEDVNQLMKEAIQTHFPEAVSNLSPDYVKDSYRDMKRALMIVSDSTGLKNVFLSSLISSFSHRPIKEKKDYLGEERNTWYHPATKEPSTKSFVDLYEEGKIEGTEVLKELLKYWESPTENQLSKLQALLDDISYDTGTPASMRHKPIYSDPIV, encoded by the coding sequence ATGCCGAATATATGGACACACATACTATTTTGTGATGAGTTGTTGGAGACCATCAACGAACCATCATGCGGGGAACATGAAACCTATTTAAATCTTGGCGCACAAGGTCCAGACCCATTCTTCTACCATAATTTTTTACCATGGAAAAAAGATAAAAAGGTAAACCAAATTGGAACATTACTTCATACCGAACAATGTGGGGACTTTTTAACCTTCCTGATACAGAAAGCTCCTCAATACGGGGAGAAAGCAAAAGCCTATGTGCTAGGATTTGTGACTCATCATATTTTAGACCGAAACACTCATCCTTATATTCATTACAAGGCAGGCTATGAAAGGAACAATCATCAATACTTAGAAGTGATTATTGACACGATTATGATGAATCGTTTTCGAAACCAGGACACATGGAAATTTGCTGTTTATAAAGAAATTGATGTTGGACATAAGTTAGATGAGGATGTAAACCAACTAATGAAAGAAGCGATCCAAACACACTTTCCGGAAGCTGTATCGAATCTTTCTCCAGACTATGTGAAGGACTCCTATCGCGATATGAAACGAGCTTTAATGATCGTGTCCGACTCAACGGGCTTAAAAAATGTATTTCTGTCTTCTCTTATTTCTTCCTTCTCTCATCGTCCCATTAAAGAGAAGAAAGATTACTTAGGCGAAGAACGGAATACGTGGTACCACCCGGCAACAAAGGAACCTTCTACAAAAAGCTTTGTAGATTTGTATGAAGAAGGCAAGATAGAAGGCACGGAAGTCTTAAAAGAGTTACTCAAGTACTGGGAAAGCCCAACAGAGAACCAATTATCAAAACTGCAAGCGTTACTAGACGATATCTCTTACGATACAGGCACACCTGCTTCGATGAGGCATAAGCCGATTTATAGTGATCCGATTGTTTAA